Within the Bacillota bacterium genome, the region CCTGACTCTTTGGCGCGTTCGGCGCCCGCTTCCACCAGGTCGGCGACTTTGCTCTTGGCCGTTCCCGTGAGGACGATGAATTCCCAGGGTTGCCGGTTTTTGCCCGATGGCGCCACTGTGGCAGCATGGATAATTGACTCGATTAGTTCTTTTTCCACCGGCCGGTCGGCAAACTTTCGAATGCTGCGCCTAGCGCTGAGAACATGTAACATTTCCACCACTCCTCGCTAAATTGATTAAACCATTTCCTGCCCAGTTCATTGGTTTAAGACTGGAGATATCCGAAAACGTGGTGCTTTTCCATGATATCCCTCTTCTTAGTTTGATTCTATAAATCACAAAAATATCCTCTTTGAAGTTAATTGCAATTCATGCCCAGGTTGGCATTCCATCAATATCGTGGCTGGGGGAGGAATATAATACTTATGTGTCAAGGCAGGGTTTTGAGCGCCACGTGTCGTAATCTTATTGTGGATAGTATGACCGGCAGCAAGCGGTAAAAATATTTTTCCCGACAGGGAAGGTAAGGAGTGGAGTCAGATGGCTGGAACAATGAAGGCTCTTGTGAAAACAGGCGCAGGCCCAGGCGCCAGTTTGCAGCAAGTTCCAATCCCGAAACCGAAACCCGGTGAAGTCCTAATTAAAGTTACTGCCGCCGCGATTTGCGGCACCGATGTCCATATTTATGGCTGGGATCAGTGGTCTGCGGGTAGGATAAAGCCGCCGCTGATTTTTGGTCACGAGTTCTGCGGCGAAATTGTCGAGTTGGGTGAAGGCGTCAAGGATGTGCCCATGGGCAAACTGGTCACTGTGGAGGGCCATTTTGTCTGTGGTAAATGCTATTATTGCCGCACCGGTCAGGGCCATATCTGCCAGGATGTGGAGATTATCGGCGTGGACACCGACGGCTGTTTCGCGGAATACGTGGTCGCCCCGGCGGAAAACGTCTGGGTGCTGGATGAGGACGTGCCGGTGGAGGTGGGCGCCATTCATGACCCCTATGGCAATGCTGTCCACACAACACTGATTGACGAAGTTGTCGGAAATACAGTTCTGGTTACCGGTTGCGGCCCGATCGGTGTTGCTGCCGTGGCGATTGCCAAAAAGGCCGGGGCGAGCCGGGTCTATGCCACCGATGTCAACGAGTACCGTCTGGATTTGGCCCTGAAAATGGGCGCCGACAAAGTATTCAATGTCAGCGAAGTGAACATGGTTGAGGCGCTGATGGAAGAAACCGAGGGCGCCGGTGTCGATGTCCTACTGGAAATGGCGGGGCATCCCAGCGCTATCAATGATGGCTTTTCCGTCTTGCGCAAAGGCGGTTGGGCAGCGCTTTTAGGAATCACCCCGGGCAAAACGGTAGATATCGACCTAAACGACGGAATCATCTTTAAGGGCGCCACTGTCTATGGGATTAACGGGCGCAAGATGTATCACACCTGGTATAAAATGCAGGCGCTGCTGCGGGCCGGCTTGGATCTGACGCCGATGATCACCCACCGCTTCAAGTTTGAGGAGTTTGAAAAGGCATTTGAACTGGCAAGCAGCGGGA harbors:
- a CDS encoding L-threonine 3-dehydrogenase — translated: MAGTMKALVKTGAGPGASLQQVPIPKPKPGEVLIKVTAAAICGTDVHIYGWDQWSAGRIKPPLIFGHEFCGEIVELGEGVKDVPMGKLVTVEGHFVCGKCYYCRTGQGHICQDVEIIGVDTDGCFAEYVVAPAENVWVLDEDVPVEVGAIHDPYGNAVHTTLIDEVVGNTVLVTGCGPIGVAAVAIAKKAGASRVYATDVNEYRLDLALKMGADKVFNVSEVNMVEALMEETEGAGVDVLLEMAGHPSAINDGFSVLRKGGWAALLGITPGKTVDIDLNDGIIFKGATVYGINGRKMYHTWYKMQALLRAGLDLTPMITHRFKFEEFEKAFELASSGKSGKIILYP